The genomic region TATCTCTACGGCCAAGCTACTCATAGTCTGTAGACTCAAAGTCTTCTAACCCAATAATATAAATTACTTTAAATCAAAGACTATTGGAAAACATGCCAAGGAAAGAGCTCCGTAAGCCTAGCCAATATCTTGTCGATATCTTGTCGAGAAATATTTTCACTTTACGACAGGAGCGTCACTTGTCTCAGGAAGAATTGGCTGAAGTTTGCGGCTTACATCGTACTTATGTGGGTTCGGTTGAGCGTGGCGAACGCAATATCACGCTGAGTTCACTAGAGAGCTTTGCTCAAGCTTTAGGGGTAA from Deinococcus detaillensis harbors:
- a CDS encoding helix-turn-helix domain-containing protein, which encodes MPRKELRKPSQYLVDILSRNIFTLRQERHLSQEELAEVCGLHRTYVGSVERGERNITLSSLESFAQALGVTVPELLTEIKNDD